Below is a window of Aerococcus viridans DNA.
CATAGCGAAAGACATGGTCTTCAATTTCTGCCTTTGGATCAGATGTCGTAAAGATATAGACTTGATGTCCATTATCCTCAAACGTTTCTTTTAATGTTTGAATTGATGTAGCGACCCCACTTACTTGTGGAAAGTAGGTATCGGTAAAGACCGCGATATTCATCTAAACACTCCTTAGATGCCCTTTTTGTTTTAATTCTGTCATATATCCTATCATAACAGAAAAATTGTGATTAAAAAATCACCTGACGGCAACTTAATTGTAAAGAATACGATAAGGAATATCTGGTTCTTTTACAAATAGTGTTGGTAAATAATTTCAAATATCGCGAATACGTTATTTAGTATTTATTAATATGTAAATGAGCTTCAAAGAGAAAAGCTATACACGATTATGTGTATGGCTTTTTTTTGCCTTAGGCAAGAATATTATTATGTTGTAGCAACAAGGACTAGGAAAATATTAATAGTTTGGCAGGCCTTAGCTTGCCATTGCTTCATAAGTGGATGGTGCTGGGTTTGAAGGCTTGTATTTTAGTTTGAATTGGACTAGTATTCTAGCGCGTAAATTAAAGAAATTAGCATATCCGAAACCAGTACGCTTAATTAATTTAATCTTATTATTAATACCTTCGGTAGGTCCGTTTGAGACGGTATAAGTTAATGAATTATGGATATATGGTAAAAACTTCTGTAAAGTTCTGATAGTTCTTCTCGCACGTCGAGGCAAGGTTATTTTCCTTGTGCTCTTCAATATTTCATCAAATAGCTCAATGTTATGCGTAGAAATTGCGTACTTAAGCTCATTCATTAGAGTATATGTTACTAATAAATCCGGCGAAATATTCAATAGGAAATCAACAATACGCTGTTCCGAAATTTCTTCACCAAATTGGCGAACATAATATGTATCAGTGAAATTTAAGTCTTCAGCATTTTTTAGCAACAACTTCCATTGTTTTTTAAGTTTTCTGTAGTCAGATGGTCGGCTATTTTTCACGATATTCATAGCTTTAATACGAACAGAATTAATTGTCTCATTTAGTAACTTCACGATATGGAATCGATCAATTACAATCTTAGCATTAGGAAAACTAGTACGTATTACTTCAAGATAGGGTGTATACAAATCGATAGAAACAGTTTTCACACTACTTCTAGCAGCCCAAGTAAAGGAAGCAAAGTAATCGATTAGAGAAGCTTGTTTCCGATCAACAATAATATCAATCAACCTTCTATTATGGGTGTCCACAAGGACAGCACTCATCGCATTGGCTACTCGATTAGTAGATTTAAACTCATCTATACCAAGGTTACTAGGCAGATAGTTTCCTTTTGGTGATAGTCCTTTACCAGCTTTCAGTAGAATCCTAGAGACTGTTGGAGACGACACGTGATATCGTTTAGCGATTAATCGCATGGATTGTGTTTCAACTAATTCTGAACTTATCTGACTTTTTATTGAGTTTGAGATACAGCAGTATTTCTGTACTAACGGTGTTTCAGCAATAGAGGTTTGCGCGCAATGTTTACAATAAAATCGTTGCTTCTTCAGTTTTAGCAATATCGGATTTGAAACTGAATTAGGTAATCTTATAATTGTAGGCTTAAACCCATGTTTAATCAGATCATGGCTTCCTGTATTCTTTACACCACATTGGATACAAGCCTTAGGCTTGTAGGTTAAGACGCCTTCAACGACTATATAATTCACATCTTGATACTTTTCAGTTGGAAGCAGAGTCATTCCCTCTGGTACACCAATTTGAATATTATTGTCGAGAATTCCGCAAAGTTGTTTTATAATAGTTATATGGGACATGAATTTTCCTTCTTTCAGTATTCGTCGAGGTTTACTTGAAATAAAGATATCATGTCCTTTTTTTTGCGTACACAAAAATAGTGCCGATGAGACTCAATTGAATCTCACCAACACTATTTATTATAGAACCGAATATCTTTGTGTGACATTTTCATTTAGACAAAGAGAAAACCCCACCAAGATCCATGATCTCAGTGAGGTTTTCAGTGTGTTTATTTGAAATGATTATAGGTCAGCTAATTCAGGAACTGCTGCTTTAATTAAAGCTTCAGCTTCGTCTGAAGAAGTTGCTTCTGTAACCACTTTGTTGGCTAATTCAGCCATTTCGTTTGAATCTAATTTAGAAATTAATGATCTGATTTTCAGTACAGACGATGCAGACATAGAGAATTCATCTAAGCCCATACCTACTAATAATGGGGCAGCCATTGGTTCACCGGCTACTTCACCACACATACCAGTCCATTTACCTTCTTTATGACTCGCATCGATAACGTTTTTAATTAATCGTAATACAGATGGATTAAATGGTTGGTATAGGTATGAAACGTGTTCGTTCATACGGTCGGCCGCCATTGTATATTGGATTAAGTCGTTAGTACCGATAGAGAAGAAGTCCACTTCTTTAGCGAATTGATCAGCAATCACAGCAGCTGCTGGGATTTCAATCATGATTCCCACTTGGATGTCATCCGCAACTTCAACACCTTCTGCTTCTAATTTAGCTTTTTCTTCCTCGTAAATCGCTTTCGCAGCGCGGAATTCAGGTAAATTAGAAATCATTGGGAACATGATGCGTAATGAACCGTATACAGACGCACGTAATAAAGCACGTAATTGTACACGTAATAATTCAGGTTGGTTTAATCCGATACGGATTGCACGGTAACCTAAGAATGGGTTCATTTCTTCTGGTAATTGTAAGTAAGGTAAGTGTTTGTCCCCACCGATGTCCATTGTACGAACAACGACTGGATGACCATTCATACCTTCTAAAACAACTTTGTAAGATTCGAATTGCTCATCTTCAGTTGGCATTTCGTCTGAATCCATGTATAAGAATTCAGTACGGTATAAACCAATTGCTTCAGCACCGTTTGCGTGTACACCTTCTAAATCTTTTGGCGTACCGATGTTAGCGGCGATTTCGAATTTCTTGCCGTCTTTAGTTAAAGTCTCAGCGTCTTTAAGTTTTTCCCACTCAGCTTTACGTGCTAAGAAGTCAGCAGCAATTTTTCCGTATTCTGCGATTGTTGCGTCGTCAGGATTTACAATAACATCACCGTTTAAACCATCCACAATGACAGTGTCACCGTCGTTAATTTCTTTAGAAACATTACCAGTCCCTACAACCGCTGCAATTTCTAATGAACGAGACATGATCGCTGAATGCGACGTACGTCCACCGATATCAGTTGCAAAACCTTTAACAAACTGACGGTTCAATTGTGCAGTATCACTTGGTGTTAAGTCATAAGCCACAACAACCACTTCTTCATCAATTGTTGAAAGGTCAGGAATTTTAACACCTAATAAATGTGCTACTAAACGGTCAGTAACATCTTTGATGTCAGCTGCACGTTCTTGCATATAAGGATTGTCTTCCATACCTTTGAAGATTTCGATGTAGAAGTCAGCTGTTTGACGAACAGCAGATTCTGCATTCAATGTTTCATCATCAATTTTTTGCGTGTAAGCTTGTTGCAATTCCGGATCTTCAAGAACCATTAAATGCGCGTCAAAGACTTGCGCTTCCTCTTCTGACAAGGCTTTAGATGCAACCGCTTTAATTTTTTCGATTTCTACTTTTGAGTCAGCTATAGCTTTTGCTAAGCGTTCTTTTTCTTGTTGTGAATCGTTAGATTTTGAAATTTCAAAACTTAGATCAGGTTCTTCAACTAAGAACGCTTTAGCGATGGCAACGCC
It encodes the following:
- a CDS encoding ISL3 family transposase → MSHITIIKQLCGILDNNIQIGVPEGMTLLPTEKYQDVNYIVVEGVLTYKPKACIQCGVKNTGSHDLIKHGFKPTIIRLPNSVSNPILLKLKKQRFYCKHCAQTSIAETPLVQKYCCISNSIKSQISSELVETQSMRLIAKRYHVSSPTVSRILLKAGKGLSPKGNYLPSNLGIDEFKSTNRVANAMSAVLVDTHNRRLIDIIVDRKQASLIDYFASFTWAARSSVKTVSIDLYTPYLEVIRTSFPNAKIVIDRFHIVKLLNETINSVRIKAMNIVKNSRPSDYRKLKKQWKLLLKNAEDLNFTDTYYVRQFGEEISEQRIVDFLLNISPDLLVTYTLMNELKYAISTHNIELFDEILKSTRKITLPRRARRTIRTLQKFLPYIHNSLTYTVSNGPTEGINNKIKLIKRTGFGYANFFNLRARILVQFKLKYKPSNPAPSTYEAMAS
- the ptsP gene encoding phosphoenolpyruvate--protein phosphotransferase, translated to MTKLTGIAASDGVAIAKAFLVEEPDLSFEISKSNDSQQEKERLAKAIADSKVEIEKIKAVASKALSEEEAQVFDAHLMVLEDPELQQAYTQKIDDETLNAESAVRQTADFYIEIFKGMEDNPYMQERAADIKDVTDRLVAHLLGVKIPDLSTIDEEVVVVAYDLTPSDTAQLNRQFVKGFATDIGGRTSHSAIMSRSLEIAAVVGTGNVSKEINDGDTVIVDGLNGDVIVNPDDATIAEYGKIAADFLARKAEWEKLKDAETLTKDGKKFEIAANIGTPKDLEGVHANGAEAIGLYRTEFLYMDSDEMPTEDEQFESYKVVLEGMNGHPVVVRTMDIGGDKHLPYLQLPEEMNPFLGYRAIRIGLNQPELLRVQLRALLRASVYGSLRIMFPMISNLPEFRAAKAIYEEEKAKLEAEGVEVADDIQVGIMIEIPAAAVIADQFAKEVDFFSIGTNDLIQYTMAADRMNEHVSYLYQPFNPSVLRLIKNVIDASHKEGKWTGMCGEVAGEPMAAPLLVGMGLDEFSMSASSVLKIRSLISKLDSNEMAELANKVVTEATSSDEAEALIKAAVPELADL